The following is a genomic window from Mus caroli chromosome 17, CAROLI_EIJ_v1.1, whole genome shotgun sequence.
GAGTCACTATGGTAGGAATGTGAGACTGGTGGTCACATTGCATACACagcaaggaagcagagagcaatgaatggtTATGCTCAactagctttctcctttttgtgTGTCTGAAACACCCAGCCATGGAATAGTGTTGCTCTTATTAAGGTGAGTATTCTCACCTTAATTAAGCCAGTCTTGAGAATCCAGGTGTGCTCAGAAATTTGTCTACAAGATGATTCTAGATCTTGTTCAGTTGACAATCAGTATACAGCAACATAGTGTCAGGACACATAGTATCAGGACATTGAAAGCCAGCCAAAGGTGGGAATGTTCTGCTGTAATTTCTACCAAGGGTGTTTATGTTTAtagtcatttctgttgctgtcacAAAGTTTCTGAGTGTATTGagttaaaaagggggggggttgtCACAGTTTTGGAGTCTTTTGTTGATGGTTCTTTGACTCTATTATTTTGGTGGGGACATGTATTAAGGAAAATGTTTTCCTCATGTCAGTTAGGAAGTAAAGAGAGTCAGGGGAGGGTCAGGGTTCTAATATTCTCTCTAAGGCATGCTTATAATGGCCTAGCCACCCTCGATTAAGCCCTACCTGTTAATGGTTTTGACACTTTCTAACAGAGCTAAAGATGGACTTTGGGAGCCAGCTCCAAACCACAGGAAACAGACATGATCATATCAGCTCTGTAGATACTGATTGTCTTGTAGATAAAAGGTACGACTGTCACTAAATGCAGGGACCATATACTGGATAGAAAAAGAGTTCCTAGCTGAGTGGGGTGCTGGAAAGCAGGTGGGTGAGAGCTAGATCTGGGGacgaagggaggaaaggaaggcactACTGTTCATGGGTGTTCGTGAGGATGGGGAGGTGAGCGAGACTTCACGGTCAAATGTCACCACTAATGCCTCTCATAGATTGTGTGGCCATCTGTTTCTGACTACTGAGTATCCTGTTGGGAAATACTGAGCTTCAGTTGTGTTGAATTCTTGCTTCCCTTCATGCTGTACTCATGCAGGAATCCCAGTGAGTATATTTCTGCCATCTTGGAGCTCAGCGCCTTAGTGGCCAAACGGTACCAGCAGCTGCTTCTACACATAGACTCACTCTATCAGCTCACCTGTAGTGGGCGGCGCTTCCATAAGGCCTGCCACCTGGTGCACAGCTTCACAGATGCTGTCATCCAGGATCGACGATGTACTCTCCCCAGTAAGCATGAGGATGATGTCCTCAAGGCCAAGGCTAAGTCCAAAACTCTGGATTTCATTGATGTGCTGCTGCTGAGCAAGGTGGGTTCTCAGGAGGTGAAATGGTGCTGCTTAAACTTAATTTGTTGAGTGTGATaatggacacctttaatcccagtattctaCAGGGAGCAGTAGGAAgatcattgtgagtttgaggccagcctggtctacatattaagCTCCAGGttagtcaaggctacacagtgaaattccatctcaaaaaaatttaatcaATTCATTAAATAGCTCCTTTTGTGTTTgcaagggaattaaaaaaaaaaaagatagaatctCACTAGAGAACCCTAACTGACTTCAATCTCATGCTCTTCCTGCTCTCACCTTGaacatgctggaattacagatgtgtgccagaTAAAGTTAGCATTTTGAGATTAGTCTCGATGTGTTGTCAGTTAATGGATCCTGCTGTCCCAACTTCCCAAGTTGAGGACCACATGGTTGTGCCACAAGCTCGACTTTAATGACAAAAAATATAGGATCAAAAGATAGTTCAGATTTATGACTTGATGTAAAGGATACCTCAGGGCCATGGAAGTCATttgaggaaaggaaggacaggccaaaaagaaaaattatagagaTAACACTAGAATCCGCTCAGCACGTCTCTGCTAGTTCTGAAACTGAAGGACCTCAGATTTTACTCTATTTCTAACTTAATGTGCTGTTGAGAAATcatatctgtatctgtatgtgtgcctAGAACTATGTAGCTGCAAGATGAGGGCAGCCCATCCATTATCCCCAACAATAATAGCAGCCGGACTAGGGTTGTAAGATGGCTTCCCGTTCCCAGCTCCTCCTTCCTCAGGTGATGTGAGAACTTTATCTGTGTGTCAGCAGGTCTTAAAGATCAATACATTGTGAATTTCACAGGTTTCACAGCAGAGCTGACACATCTGTGTCTTCTTTGTTTCAGGGAGTACGAATAGATCAAAATGAGGAAGAGTTAGAAAGCAGGAGACACAAGAGGAGAGGGATGTGGAAATAAGGAGACAAGATGGGGGTGTAGGGAGGAAGTAAtgttgggagaggaagagaataaGAGACAAGAGAGCTGAagaggaaatttttaaattaatttttgagtGTGCGAACTAATGCATTTCATTATGgcatattcatgcacatatactATTGTGTGTTGAGAGAGCTTTATTCTGGAATGTAAGCAAGTTTTCTCCTATCACAGGTGAATTCTATAGGTATGAAAGCCTAATAGACTCCAAAGGACATAAGATATATTCTCTGTATGTAGCACCCATGAATCGAACAAGAGAACACAATAGGAATTGGGGTGCAGGATAAAACAGTCACgggaggaaataaatgaaaatagttaaaagtgaaaaagaaagagaaggagaacttTAGTTGCTGGTCATATGTAAGGTGACATCGCACATTGTCATATTGTCAGTAGTTCTCCTGCCAGTCTAACCCTTTCTGTCCCCAAGTGAGCAACATTTCCCTTGCTGACAAGAGAGCAGGTAGACACCATTCTCACCACACAGTTATGGAACAACTGTCAGAAAGTGTCCCACTCCTTCCTAAAGAGGACATCCTTGTAATGAGTAATGTTtaagctccaaatgcaaaggAATATCACCATGAAATCATCCTATATGCAATGCTACTTGCTCCTCTTTTTCCTAGAAATCTCTCATCATACAGAAACTGGAAAATATTCAGAGGTCACTGATTCCTTCAACAagtaaaaacaaatgagcaaacaaacagGAGGCAGGACAGTTAAGAACGATATCTGGAGGCAGAGACCTCTAATGATGATCAAGAGAGATGCAGAGGTGCAGTGGACTTGAGATCTAAGAGTTGCCTCAAGTTAGACATAGCCCCAGAACTGGTGTGATCTAGTCTCTTGTCTCCAGGATGAAGATGGAAAGGAGCTGTCAGATGAGGACATTAGAGCAGAGGCTGACACCTTCATGTTTGAGGGTGAGGCTCCCAGTATGGGACTACAGAGTAAACAGGAAACCTTCATTCTGGGCACATATTGAATGAACCTTATCCATTCAACTGTTATCCCCCTATCATTCATTGTCCCCTTTCCCCATCTTTCCTGGGCTTCTCCCCGCCTGGCTGCTACCCACTTTGTGGTGCTGAAGTAGCTTTGAGACCTAAGCCCACCTATCTGCCCCACAGGCCATGACACCACAGCCAGTGGGCTCTCCTGGATCCTGTACAATCTGGCGAGGCACCCGGAATACCAGGAGCGCTGCCGGCAGGAGGTGCAGGAACTGCTGAGGGATCGAAAGTCTACAGAAATTGAGTGGTGAGCATAGGTCTTGGTGTCTTACTAGGACCCTCTCTTGGCTCTGCTCCTCAGGTAGAGAAGGGGTCTCTTTTTTTATGATTCTTCCATTACTACTTGATGGGAATAGTATCTGCCTCATTAACAAGAGGAAATTTTATGCATTGGGACAGACTGACAATAAAATAATGTGGAGGGCAAATGATGTCACTTtgcagattatatatatatatatatatatataattattttatatataatatacataattaatatataattacatatataatatatatatggattCTCATAACAATTTTATGAGCAGTCTATCCTGTGCTAAGGATGCAGCTGAAAGAACTGTTGTCAGGAGCTCCAAGCTTGATGGAAGAACAGTCCTGCATCAGGACACGTACCAGAACACACTGGCAGGTGTGAGGATTAAAGTAAGAAAAGCAAGGCTGGAGCACAGGATATGTTTCAACTTAGGACCCTGAATGAGTATCGGGAGACATGTGGTTGGGACTAAGGTACAGGGAAGAGGAGGTGGCAGAAAATGATAGAGATAAGAAGAGAGGTGTTTTGTGACTTTTCTTGGAGAAATGTGAGCCAATACCTACTTGCCCTCATGGAttacagactgaaggaatgattcCATCAAACTCATTGgcaaaacaatgagtttattagGGTTATTCACATGAGTAATGGTAAAGGGCTGATTATAGCTGTATCACTAAAAATCTCACCCTAATATAGATAAGGGAGTAATGATGAGGGGTTATTTATAGCCACATCACTGAAAATCTCACCCTAATATTGATaaggactcaaaaaaaaaaaaagccacgtTCTTAGAGCTCCTAGAGAATCTCTCTGTCCAGTAGAGATTACCTTTTATTTAACCTTGAGGATGGGTCTTGTGGATCTCATAGGTTTCAGGAATTTCCTAAGACTTGTGAGTTGTTCACACCTTGATCCTTACAAGTTTTATGCACACCCTGAATCTTTTGGAGCTCCCTCTGGAATGGAATGTTTTAGTTTGGACAAATGTATTGCATAGTGAAGCAGAAGGGTGTTAAAAGGAAGAGGGGgataagaaagaggagaaaaagtgaagaaaaggcattggagaaaaggaggagaatgtaggagaaagaaggggaagtgaTAGATGAtagggaggaagaagagcagaagaaaaagaaataggagaACGAAGGGAACGAGGAGGATcataggagaaaagagaggacagagagttTGTATGTGAAGGAGTAgagtgggaaaaagagaaaaataagacagtgtggagggaagagacagaagatagaaggatgggagggagggaaggagtttTTGAGTTGCTTTTTATGATGGACATttggatgtgtttgcttcagAAAAGGCTTCTAAAGATACCTGGCTAAATTCTCTCCAGCACTTTCCTACTTCTTTCCTTGAGAATGTTTAGCACTGTGAAGAAAGATTATGTGGCCAACACAGGGACTGGTGATCTGTTTTGCTCCCGGACAATTGTGTGCTGTGTTCCTTAGGGACGACTTGGCCCAGCTACCCTTCCTGACCATGTGCATCAAGGAGAGTCTGCGGCTGCATCCCCCAGTCACGGTCATTTCCCGTCGTTGTACCCAAGACATTGTGCTCCCAGATGGCCGGGTCATACCTAAAGGTGCccaggggacagggaaggaaagTCCTGGGCACACAGCAAGGTTTATTCAGCAGCAGGCTCACCCTCCTGGCCCTACTTCATACAGGTGTCATCTGCATCATCAATATTTTCGCTACCCATCACAACCCAACTGTGTGGCCTGACCCTGAGGTACCCTAGCTCCCTTCTCCCATCCTTTTTCATCGCAATGATCCTAGAGGAAGGAGCAGTTTGGGGCTGGGAAAATCAGAACTTACCGTCCTTAGCACCTACGGGATTTTGTCTCTGGCTGATGCCACTTTCTCTTTCAGGTTTATGACCCCTTCCGCTTTGACCCAGAGAATATCAAGGACAGGTCACCTCTGGCTTTTATTCCCTTCTCCGCTGGGCCCAGGTAATGCCAGGAGGCTTGAGATGGTGGGGCAAACGTTTAGGCAAGATGGAAAGGGTGGAAACTTGGGACAATAAGGATCAAGATCTCGTTCCTGCATCTTGACATGTTAAGTAAAGAGGTACAGAGCAAGGCTTGGGGAAGTCCAAGAACCACAACCCTGAGCTCATATGCTCATGTGAGTTGAGCTCTGAGGTCTGACCGAGGTTCACTGGATCCAGAATGTGACGCAGGCGAGGGTTCCCAAATAAGTTAGTTCCCCCTGGGTGCCCTCCTGCTGGCGGGCCAATGGGGAAGGTACCTAGGCCAGACTGAAATCACAGAAGTGCTAGGTGGGTCCCGAATGGGATTCCTATCACAGTCAGAGTCCCCACTCTGTCAACCCGCAGGAACTGCATAGGACAGACTTTCGCTATGAACGAGATGAAGGTGGCGCTGGCGCTGACGCTGCTGCGCTTCCGTGTGCTGCCAGATGACAAGGAGCCGCTCCGGAAGCCCGAGTTGATCCTGCGCGCAGAGGGCGGGCTGTGGCTGCGGGTGGAGCCGCTGAGCACACAGTGACTCCCTGTACCTGGACGGGTCCCACCCACCCGCTTACCTCTGCGGATGTCACCTGTGCCAGAGGCTCGCAGAATACCAGTAGGGGGCGCTGGAGGACAACAGGGAACCAGCAGTTGTGGGCGGGAGCTGGGGTTGATGTCCTTTGGCCCAGATCCCTGACTTCATTGGCCTCCACATTGTCCTAGTTGGTCTTACTCTATTGGGCAATAGAGAGATAAAGGGAAGTGTCTAGGCAGGATGGAGGCCAGGCTCGAGCTCAGAGAACCTTATAAGTTGAGGTAAACTTCCATCGCCTTGACCTCCATTCTAATCTCAAAACTCCAATTCTAGGATTCTTCAGTGTTTCTGTGAAAACTAAAGTTTTAGGTTTATTAAACCTAACAAGCCTGCCATTTGTtgctgggttttattttgtttgttttgttttgtttttgaataggGGGTCTCACTACACTGCCCTGGGTGGTCTCAAATTCCCCCAATTGTtaatgcttcattttatttttttttctttcattcctttggtttttttcttttatcttttgtagatttttttttaatacaatgtattctgattgCAGTTTTCCTTACCCTATTCCTTCCCACCTTTCCTCCCCCCATCCAAACTCAAGCCCTTTATCTCTCATTATAAAACAAAGAGGTATATAATACAATACAATTAAACacaatacaattaaataaaatcaaacaaatcagaataggacaaaacaaccaaataagaaaaagagtccagtcagctattggataaaTCACAGGGCccttaatggaggagctagagaaagtacccaaggagctaaaggggtctgcaaccctataggtggaacaacaatatgaactaacccttcccccctcccccggagcaggtgtctctagatgcatatgtatcagaagatggcctagttggccatctgtggaaagagaggcccattggtcttgcaaact
Proteins encoded in this region:
- the LOC110312471 gene encoding cytochrome P450 4F4 isoform X3, whose protein sequence is MELVLGSPRHASVALKEVIFYSFLKPWLGDGLLLSDGDKWSRHRRMLTPAFHFNILKPYVKIFNDSTNIMHAKWQRLASGGSARLDVFANISLMTLDSLQKCVFSFDSNCQENPSEYISAILELSALVAKRYQQLLLHIDSLYQLTCSGRRFHKACHLVHSFTDAVIQDRRCTLPSKHEDDVLKAKAKSKTLDFIDVLLLSKDEDGKELSDEDIRAEADTFMFEGHDTTASGLSWILYNLARHPEYQERCRQEVQELLRDRKSTEIEWDDLAQLPFLTMCIKESLRLHPPVTVISRRCTQDIVLPDGRVIPKGVICIINIFATHHNPTVWPDPEVYDPFRFDPENIKDRSPLAFIPFSAGPRNCIGQTFAMNEMKVALALTLLRFRVLPDDKEPLRKPELILRAEGGLWLRVEPLSTQ
- the LOC110312471 gene encoding cytochrome P450 4F4 isoform X2 → MGFFRMPQLDLSWLGLRLEASSPWLLLLLIGASWLLARVLTQTYIFYRTYHHLCDFPQPPKWNWFLGHLGMITPTEHGLKEVTNLVATYPQGFMTWLGPIIPIITLCHPDIIRSVLSASELKMDFGSQLQTTGNRHDHISSVDTDCLVDKRNPSEYISAILELSALVAKRYQQLLLHIDSLYQLTCSGRRFHKACHLVHSFTDAVIQDRRCTLPSKHEDDVLKAKAKSKTLDFIDVLLLSKDEDGKELSDEDIRAEADTFMFEGHDTTASGLSWILYNLARHPEYQERCRQEVQELLRDRKSTEIEWDDLAQLPFLTMCIKESLRLHPPVTVISRRCTQDIVLPDGRVIPKGVICIINIFATHHNPTVWPDPEVYDPFRFDPENIKDRSPLAFIPFSAGPRNCIGQTFAMNEMKVALALTLLRFRVLPDDKEPLRKPELILRAEGGLWLRVEPLSTQ
- the LOC110312471 gene encoding cytochrome P450 4F4 isoform X1 → MGFFRMPQLDLSWLGLRLEASSPWLLLLLIGASWLLARVLTQTYIFYRTYHHLCDFPQPPKWNWFLGHLGMITPTEHGLKEVTNLVATYPQGFMTWLGPIIPIITLCHPDIIRSVLSASASVALKEVIFYSFLKPWLGDGLLLSDGDKWSRHRRMLTPAFHFNILKPYVKIFNDSTNIMHAKWQRLASGGSARLDVFANISLMTLDSLQKCVFSFDSNCQENPSEYISAILELSALVAKRYQQLLLHIDSLYQLTCSGRRFHKACHLVHSFTDAVIQDRRCTLPSKHEDDVLKAKAKSKTLDFIDVLLLSKDEDGKELSDEDIRAEADTFMFEGHDTTASGLSWILYNLARHPEYQERCRQEVQELLRDRKSTEIEWDDLAQLPFLTMCIKESLRLHPPVTVISRRCTQDIVLPDGRVIPKGVICIINIFATHHNPTVWPDPEVYDPFRFDPENIKDRSPLAFIPFSAGPRNCIGQTFAMNEMKVALALTLLRFRVLPDDKEPLRKPELILRAEGGLWLRVEPLSTQ